From Chryseobacterium camelliae:
TTATAATAGTATTTCAAAAATACTAAAAATATCATACAACAAAATGGGTTTTTCGTAATCTCGGCCGATGAATTGTCGTAAAAAAGTGTTAATTAAAATTATGTTGGATGTTTTTTTGTAATTTTGCACATTAAAGCGTTTTTACAAAAATTAGATAGAGTTTATGCCGAATCAAAAGATACTGTATATTACTACAGAGATGTATCCGTACCAAGAAGATACAAATATGGCTGCAGTGGTGAATAAAATGGCACTTAAAATGCACAATGAAGGCAATGATGTAAGAGTTTTTATGCCAAGATTTGGACAGATAAGTGAAAGAAAATTTCAGCTTCATGAAGTCATCCGTCTTTCAGGAATGAATATTATTATCAATGACCTTGATCAGCCCTTAATCATTAAGGTAGCATCGCTGCCGGGAGAAAGGCTTCAGGTTTATTTCATCGATAATGAAGAATATTTTAAAAGGAAACAATATTACTTCGATGATGAAGGAACTCCTTTTCCTGATAATGACGAAAGAGCGATCTTCTTTGCAAGAGGGGTTATAGAAACTATTAAAAAGCTCAACTGGGTTCCGGATGTGATTCATCTGAATGGATGGATGTCCTCCTTTGTTCCTGTGTATCTTAAAACGTACTATGAATCCGATACCTACTTTAAAGATGCCAGAATCGTACTTTCTCTATACAACGAAAAAGATGCCGAACTGGATCAGAAAATCGGTGAAAAACTGAAATTTGATAATATTTC
This genomic window contains:
- a CDS encoding glycogen/starch synthase, whose translation is MPNQKILYITTEMYPYQEDTNMAAVVNKMALKMHNEGNDVRVFMPRFGQISERKFQLHEVIRLSGMNIIINDLDQPLIIKVASLPGERLQVYFIDNEEYFKRKQYYFDDEGTPFPDNDERAIFFARGVIETIKKLNWVPDVIHLNGWMSSFVPVYLKTYYESDTYFKDARIVLSLYNEKDAELDQKIGEKLKFDNISGLKALDKPTIQSFVIESMNYVDMVVKGDEFLEGDLDIAFNETPTQKSEYLDVDSINKLY